The Macaca fascicularis isolate 582-1 chromosome 1, T2T-MFA8v1.1 genome includes a window with the following:
- the PRMT6 gene encoding protein arginine N-methyltransferase 6 translates to MSQPKKRKLESGGGGEGGEGAEEEDGAEREAALERPRRTKRERDQLYYECYSDVSVHEEMIADRVRTDAYRLGILRNWAALRGKTVLDVGAGTGILSIFCAQAGARRVYAVEASAIWQQAREVVRFNGLEDRVHVLPGPVETVELPEQVDAIVSEWMGYGLLHESMLSSVLHARTKWLKEGGLLLPASAELFIAPISDQMLEWRLGFWSQVKQHYGVDMSCLEGFATRCLMGHSEIVVQGLSGEDVLARPQRFAQLELSRAGLEQELEAGVGGRFRCSCYGSAPMHGFAIWFQVTFPGGESEKPLVLSTSPFHPATHWKQALLYLNEPVQVEQDTDVSGEITLLPSRDNPRRLRVLLRYKVGDQEEKTKDFAMED, encoded by the coding sequence ATGTCGCAGCCCAAGAAAAGAAAGCTTGAGTCGGGGGGCGGCGGcgaaggaggggagggagctgAAGAGGAAGATGGCGCGGAGCGGGAGGCGGCCCTGGAGCGACCCCGGAGGACTAAGCGGGAGCGGGACCAGCTGTACTATGAGTGCTACTCGGACGTTTCGGTCCACGAGGAGATGATCGCAGACCGCGTCCGCACCGATGCCTACCGCCTGGGTATCCTGCGGAACTGGGCAGCACTGCGAGGCAAGACGGTACTTGACGTGGGCGCGGGCACCGGCATTCTGAGTATCTTCTGTGCCCAGGCCGGGGCCCGGCGCGTGTACGCGGTAGAGGCCAGCGCCATCTGGCAACAGGCCCGGGAGGTGGTAAGGTTCAACGGGCTGGAGGACCGGGTGCACGTCCTGCCGGGACCGGTGGAGACTGTGGAGTTGCCGGAACAGGTGGATGCCATCGTGAGCGAATGGATGGGCTACGGACTCCTGCACGAGTCCATGCTGAGCTCCGTCCTCCACGCGCGAACCAAGTGGCTGAAGGAGGGCGGTCTTCTCCTGCCGGCCTCCGCCGAGCTCTTCATAGCCCCCATCAGCGACCAGATGCTGGAATGGCGCCTGGGCTTCTGGAGCCAGGTGAAGCAGCACTATGGTGTGGACATGAGCTGCCTGGAGGGCTTCGCCACGCGCTGCCTCATGGGCCACTCGGAGATCGTTGTGCAGGGATTGTCCGGCGAGGACGTGCTGGCCCGGCCACAGCGCTTTGCGCAACTAGAGCTCTCCCGCGCCGGCTTGGAGCAGGAGCTGGAGGCCGGAGTGGGCGGGCGCTTCCGCTGCAGCTGCTATGGCTCGGCGCCCATGCATGGCTTTGCCATCTGGTTCCAGGTGACCTTCCCTGGAGGGGAGTCGGAGAAACCCCTGGTGCTGTCCACCTCGCCTTTTCACCCCGCCACGCACTGGAAACAGGCGCTTCTCTACCTAAACGAGCCAGTGCAAGTGGAGCAAGACACGGATGTTTCAGGAGAGATCACGCTGCTGCCCTCCCGGGACAACCCCCGTCGCCTGCGCGTGCTGCTGCGCTACAAAGTGGGAGACCAGGAGGAGAAGACCAAAGACTTTGCCATGGAGGACTGA